The Ascochyta rabiei chromosome 10, complete sequence genome has a window encoding:
- a CDS encoding Sedoheptulose-bisphosphatase: protein MPDPRVFIIRHGETEWSLNGRHTGTSDIPLTENGEKRVRATGKALVGDDRLIVPSNLAHIYVSPRTRAQRTLELLDLGCRDRYPWHEHPTQSDKEPTNTLDVRTNASIEITESVREWDYGDYEGIKSSEVRESRKKRGLGEDWDIWRDGCEGGESPEDVTKRLDELIHELREKYHKGKFGRDGKPNDVLIVAHGHILRAFAARWIGKKLEDNPSLILEAGGVGTLSYEHHSLDEPAILLGGAFVVDAIEKEEEQKEEANKKCP, encoded by the exons ATGCCTGATCCACGCGTCTTCATCATCCGTCACGGCGAAACAGAATGGTCGCTCAATGGCCGTCACACAGGCACATCGGATATCCCACTCACAGAGAACGGCGAGAAGCGAGTGCGCGCAACCGGAAAAGCACTTGTAGGCGACGACCGACTTATTGTCCCAAGTAACCTGGCACACAT CTACGTATCCCCGCGCACGCGCGCCCAACGCACACTCGAGCTACTCGACCTCGGCTGTCGCGACCGGTACCCATGGCACGAGCACCCGACGCAATCCGACAAGGAGCCCACCAATACGCTCGACGTGCGGACAAACGCGTCGATTGAGATTACCGAGAGCGTGCGCGAGTGGGACTACGGCGACTACGAGGGCATCAAGAGCAGCGAGGTGCGCGAATCGCGCAAGAAGAGAGGGCTGGGCGAGGACTGGGATATCTGGCGCGATGGCTGTGAGGGCGGCGAGAGCCCCGAGGATGTGACAAAGCGTCTTGATGAGCTGATTCATGAGCTGAGGGAGAAGTATCACAAGGGGAAGTTTGGCAGGGATGGGAAGCCAAATGATGTGCTCATCGTCGCCCACGGGCATATCCTGAGGGCGTTCGCGGCGAGGTGGATTGGAAAGAAGTTAGAGGACAACCCGAGTTTGATATTGGAGGCTGGTGGTGTGGGGACGCTGAGCTACGAGCACCACAGTCTCGATGAACCGGCGATCCTGCTGGGTGGTGCCTTTGTGGTTGACGCCATTGAAAAGGAGGAAGAGCAGAAGGAGGAAGCAAACAAGAAGTGCCCTTGA